In Pseudomonas deceptionensis, a single window of DNA contains:
- a CDS encoding LutC/YkgG family protein, giving the protein MSAKQNILNKLRNSLTGTTPVPDNFDEVLVTEPWSYTPEQRIPQLRKLMEAVHTEIHLSTEQDWPALLAQLVTDRQLPSLLIAPTTAHGQKVTAHWAQNPALPTLKAYDRPLEEWKAELFNDTPASLTTTLGAIAATGSLIMWPTPEEPRLMSLVPPVHFALLKASEIRDNFYQVQREMNWAAGMPTNALLVSGPSKTADIEQVLAYGAHGPKDLIVLILEDA; this is encoded by the coding sequence ATGAGCGCTAAACAGAACATTCTCAACAAATTGCGTAACAGCCTGACGGGCACCACACCTGTGCCTGACAACTTCGACGAAGTGCTGGTGACGGAACCCTGGTCCTACACTCCAGAACAACGCATCCCGCAACTGCGCAAACTGATGGAAGCGGTACACACCGAGATCCACCTAAGCACCGAGCAGGACTGGCCCGCGCTGTTGGCGCAATTGGTCACCGACCGTCAATTGCCCAGCTTGCTGATCGCCCCGACCACAGCCCACGGGCAAAAAGTGACCGCGCATTGGGCGCAAAATCCTGCGCTGCCGACACTCAAAGCCTACGACCGACCGTTGGAAGAATGGAAAGCCGAACTGTTTAACGACACCCCGGCCAGCCTGACCACCACCTTGGGCGCGATTGCCGCCACCGGCAGCCTGATCATGTGGCCGACCCCCGAAGAGCCGCGACTGATGAGCCTGGTACCACCGGTGCATTTCGCCCTGCTCAAGGCCAGCGAAATTCGCGACAACTTCTATCAGGTACAGCGCGAAATGAACTGGGCCGCAGGTATGCCGACCAACGCTTTGCTGGTGTCGGGCCCATCGAAAACCGCCGACATCGAGCAAGTACTGGCCTACGGCGCCCACGGCCCGAAAGACCTGATCGTGCTGATTCTGGAGGATGCATGA
- a CDS encoding FAD-binding and (Fe-S)-binding domain-containing protein: MSLPAAFVRDAERLIPQDRRFNDPLSTLAFGTDASFYRLIPKLVIRVESEDEVVELLRLARRDQVPVTFRAAGTSLSGQAISDSVLIVLGDNWNAKEIRGQGTQIRLQPGVIGAQANAWLAPFGRKIGPDPASINACKIGGIVANNASGMCCGTAQNTYHTLAGLRVVLADGTRVDTEDAANIAAFRQSHGPLLEQLATLARETRANAELAAKIRHKYRLKNTTGLSLNALVDFDDPLDILSHLLVGSEGTLGFISAVTYDTVIDHPNKASALIVFPDVETCCNAVTVLKSQPVSAVELLDRRSLRSVQDKPGMPAFVQQLSANACALLIESRAASQTLLHEQLTQIMASLSTFPVEKQVDFTEDPKENAKLWAIRKDTFPAVGAVRKTGTTVIIEDVTFPVEQLAIGVNRLIELFDKHHYDEAILFGHALEGNLHFVFTQGFNNPEEVARYQAFMDDVAQLVAVEFGGSLKAEHGTGRNMAPFVELEWGSDAYQLMWQLKRLLDPQGILNPDVVLSEDPHIHLKHLKPMPAADEIVDKCIECGFCEPVCPSKGLTLSPRQRIVIWRDIQAKKRAGIDTTELEKAYAYQGIDTCAATGLCAQRCPVGINTGDLVKKLRARSANSIKTADWLGNHFATTLQGARFTLHVANGARMLLGAPRLTKISSALTKASKGRVPLWTNAMPQPERAIRFSPPVKDARPRVVYLAACVSRVMGPAASDTEQMSLLDKTRGLLEKAGYQVVFPDNMDSLCCGQPFASKGYGEQAEHKRQELIGALLHASRGGLDPIYCDTSPCTLRLVQDLGETRLDLYDPVRFIRTHLVDKLNFTPQTAPIAVHVTCSTQHLGESQALIDIARLCSSKVVIPEGIHCCGFAGDKGFTTPELNAHSLRTLKDAVQHCSEGISTSRTCEIGLSQHGGIDYHGLVYLVDRVTGAKTL, translated from the coding sequence ATGAGTCTGCCCGCCGCCTTTGTGCGCGATGCCGAACGGCTGATACCGCAAGACCGCCGTTTCAACGACCCGCTCTCCACCCTGGCTTTTGGCACTGACGCGAGCTTTTATCGGCTGATCCCCAAGCTGGTGATTCGCGTTGAGTCTGAGGACGAAGTGGTCGAACTGCTGCGTCTGGCCCGACGCGACCAGGTGCCCGTCACCTTCCGCGCCGCCGGCACCAGCTTGTCTGGCCAGGCCATCAGCGACTCCGTGCTGATCGTGCTCGGGGACAACTGGAACGCCAAGGAGATTCGCGGCCAGGGCACGCAAATCCGCCTGCAACCCGGCGTCATTGGCGCGCAAGCTAACGCGTGGCTGGCCCCGTTCGGGCGCAAAATCGGCCCCGACCCGGCCTCGATCAACGCCTGCAAAATTGGCGGCATCGTCGCCAACAACGCCAGCGGCATGTGCTGCGGTACCGCACAGAATACCTACCACACCCTGGCCGGACTGCGCGTTGTGCTGGCCGATGGCACCCGGGTCGACACCGAAGACGCGGCCAACATCGCCGCCTTTCGCCAAAGCCACGGGCCATTGCTCGAACAGCTGGCGACATTGGCCCGCGAGACCCGCGCCAATGCCGAACTGGCGGCAAAAATTCGCCACAAATACCGCCTGAAAAACACCACGGGCCTGTCACTCAACGCCCTGGTGGATTTCGACGACCCGCTGGATATCCTCAGCCACCTGCTGGTGGGCAGCGAAGGCACTCTGGGCTTTATCAGCGCCGTCACCTACGACACCGTGATCGACCACCCGAACAAAGCCTCGGCACTGATCGTATTCCCGGACGTTGAAACCTGCTGCAATGCCGTTACCGTGCTCAAAAGCCAGCCCGTTTCCGCTGTTGAACTGCTGGACCGCCGCAGCTTGCGCTCAGTGCAGGACAAGCCAGGCATGCCGGCTTTCGTACAACAACTGTCGGCCAATGCCTGCGCCCTGTTGATCGAATCTCGCGCCGCGTCCCAGACCTTGCTGCACGAGCAACTGACGCAAATCATGGCCTCGCTGTCGACCTTCCCGGTCGAGAAACAAGTCGATTTCACAGAGGACCCGAAAGAGAACGCCAAGCTGTGGGCCATCCGCAAGGACACCTTCCCGGCTGTGGGTGCGGTGCGCAAAACCGGCACCACGGTCATCATCGAAGACGTGACCTTCCCGGTCGAACAACTGGCCATCGGCGTCAACCGCCTGATCGAGCTGTTCGACAAGCACCACTACGACGAAGCGATCCTGTTCGGCCACGCCCTGGAGGGCAACCTGCACTTCGTCTTCACTCAGGGCTTCAACAACCCCGAAGAAGTGGCGCGCTACCAGGCCTTTATGGATGACGTAGCGCAACTGGTGGCCGTGGAATTCGGCGGCTCGCTCAAGGCCGAGCACGGCACCGGGCGCAACATGGCACCCTTTGTGGAGTTGGAATGGGGCAGCGACGCCTACCAGTTGATGTGGCAACTCAAGCGTTTGCTCGACCCGCAGGGCATTCTCAACCCCGACGTGGTGCTCAGCGAAGACCCGCATATCCACCTCAAGCACCTCAAACCGATGCCTGCCGCTGACGAGATTGTGGATAAGTGCATCGAGTGTGGTTTCTGCGAACCGGTGTGCCCGTCCAAGGGACTGACCCTCAGCCCCCGCCAGCGGATTGTGATCTGGCGCGATATTCAGGCTAAAAAACGCGCCGGCATCGACACCACTGAACTGGAAAAAGCCTACGCCTACCAAGGCATCGACACCTGCGCGGCGACCGGCTTATGTGCGCAGCGCTGCCCGGTAGGCATCAACACCGGCGACCTGGTAAAAAAACTGCGTGCCCGCAGCGCAAACAGCATTAAAACTGCCGACTGGCTGGGCAATCACTTTGCAACCACACTGCAAGGCGCCCGCTTCACGCTGCATGTGGCCAATGGTGCGCGCATGTTGCTGGGGGCGCCGCGCCTGACAAAAATCTCGTCTGCATTGACCAAGGCCAGCAAGGGCCGCGTGCCATTGTGGACCAACGCCATGCCGCAGCCGGAACGGGCGATCCGCTTCAGCCCGCCCGTCAAGGATGCCCGCCCCCGGGTCGTCTACCTTGCGGCCTGCGTGTCGCGGGTCATGGGCCCGGCGGCAAGCGACACAGAACAGATGTCGCTGCTGGACAAAACCCGCGGTCTGCTGGAAAAGGCCGGCTACCAAGTAGTATTCCCCGACAACATGGACAGCCTGTGCTGCGGCCAGCCGTTCGCCTCCAAAGGCTATGGTGAACAGGCCGAGCACAAGCGCCAGGAACTGATCGGTGCACTGTTGCATGCCAGCCGTGGCGGCCTTGACCCAATCTACTGCGACACCAGCCCGTGCACGTTGCGCCTGGTGCAAGACCTGGGCGAAACCCGCCTCGACCTGTACGACCCGGTGCGTTTCATTCGCACCCACCTTGTGGATAAGTTGAACTTCACCCCGCAAACCGCACCGATTGCGGTGCACGTGACCTGCAGCACCCAGCACCTGGGTGAAAGCCAGGCACTGATCGACATCGCACGCCTGTGCAGCTCCAAAGTGGTGATCCCGGAGGGCATTCACTGCTGCGGTTTTGCCGGCGACAAAGGCTTCACCACACCTGAGCTGAACGCCCACTCGCTGCGCACCCTGAAAGACGCGGTGCAGCATTGCAGCGAAGGAATTTCCACCAGCCGAACGTGCGAAATTGGCCTGAGCCAACATGGCGGGATTGATTACCACGGGCTGGTCTACCTGGTGGACCGGGTAACGGGCGCCAAAACCCTGTAA
- a CDS encoding NAD(P)/FAD-dependent oxidoreductase, with protein MKQQILIVGAGFGGMWTALSATRLFDLHGHNEVEVTVLAPQAELRVRPRFYEPDAHRLVAPIGELFDAVGVKFIKGAVDTIDAQQKRVGYIDASGTRQVCCYDKLVLATGSRLAVPDTQGVAQYAFDVDQIEHAVRLEQHLKSLADLPQSQGRNTVVVAGGGFTGIETATEMPARLRAILGADANVEVIIVDRGEKVGASMGAEISQSIAEASDELGVTWRLKSSVVAVDEQGVTLGDGQRIDAKTVVWTTGVRACALTAQIPGERDSLGRLHVDAHLKVIGQNDIFATGDVAYAATDDLGNHALMTCQHAIVLGRHAGNNVAAQILGVAPIAYSQPKYVTCLDLGGWGAVYTEGWDRQVKLTRQEGKTLKTQINTVWIYPPAANREAAWAAADPLIPIA; from the coding sequence ATGAAACAGCAGATTCTGATTGTTGGCGCAGGTTTCGGTGGGATGTGGACGGCTTTGAGCGCGACGCGACTGTTCGACCTTCATGGTCATAACGAAGTTGAAGTGACCGTATTGGCCCCTCAGGCCGAGTTGCGCGTGCGCCCGCGCTTTTACGAACCTGATGCTCATCGCCTGGTCGCACCGATTGGCGAATTGTTCGATGCGGTAGGCGTGAAGTTCATCAAAGGGGCCGTTGACACCATCGATGCTCAGCAAAAAAGAGTCGGCTACATCGATGCCTCAGGCACAAGACAAGTGTGCTGCTACGACAAGCTTGTTTTGGCCACAGGCAGTCGGCTTGCGGTGCCTGACACCCAAGGTGTGGCGCAATACGCTTTTGATGTGGACCAGATTGAGCACGCCGTGCGGCTGGAGCAGCACCTCAAGTCACTGGCAGACCTTCCGCAAAGTCAGGGTCGCAACACGGTAGTGGTGGCAGGTGGCGGCTTCACCGGCATTGAAACAGCGACCGAAATGCCAGCTCGCTTGCGGGCCATCTTGGGTGCTGATGCGAACGTTGAAGTGATCATCGTGGACCGTGGTGAAAAAGTCGGGGCGTCAATGGGGGCTGAAATCAGCCAGTCAATCGCCGAAGCCAGCGATGAACTGGGGGTGACATGGCGCTTGAAATCGTCCGTAGTGGCTGTTGATGAGCAGGGCGTTACCCTTGGCGATGGCCAGCGAATCGACGCGAAAACCGTGGTCTGGACCACTGGAGTACGGGCCTGTGCGTTGACCGCGCAGATCCCGGGTGAGCGCGATTCGCTTGGGCGTCTGCATGTGGATGCCCACCTTAAAGTCATAGGCCAGAACGACATCTTCGCCACCGGTGATGTTGCCTACGCTGCAACCGATGACCTTGGGAACCATGCGCTGATGACATGTCAGCACGCCATTGTTTTGGGGCGTCACGCTGGCAACAACGTTGCAGCCCAGATTCTGGGCGTGGCACCGATTGCGTACAGCCAGCCCAAGTACGTCACGTGCCTGGATCTGGGAGGCTGGGGTGCGGTTTACACCGAGGGATGGGACCGCCAGGTCAAGTTGACGCGACAGGAAGGAAAAACGCTCAAGACGCAGATCAACACGGTGTGGATCTACCCTCCGGCGGCTAATCGTGAAGCTGCTTGGGCGGCGGCGGATCCATTGATTCCGATTGCCTGA
- a CDS encoding RrF2 family transcriptional regulator has protein sequence MSLYSAGVEYGIHCLLFLVGDGGESREASVRDLAELQGVPQDYLAKIFTKLAKSKLVVATEGVRGGFKLARPADEISILDIVNAIDGQKLIFDCREIRGRCALFEGSPPAWALDGHCSVHAAMMTAQKRMEEALAQQTILDLARKVGRKSPAEFPAQVGKWINDRREKKSGAQTSDDQTIPVTEISD, from the coding sequence ATGTCTCTTTACAGCGCAGGCGTTGAGTACGGCATTCATTGCCTGCTTTTTTTGGTCGGTGATGGCGGCGAAAGCCGGGAAGCGAGCGTGCGCGATCTTGCAGAGTTGCAAGGGGTACCTCAGGACTACCTGGCGAAGATTTTCACCAAGCTGGCCAAGTCAAAACTGGTTGTAGCGACAGAAGGCGTGCGCGGCGGATTTAAGCTGGCAAGGCCTGCTGACGAAATCAGCATTCTTGATATCGTCAACGCTATCGACGGCCAGAAGCTCATTTTCGATTGTCGGGAAATTCGTGGCCGCTGCGCCCTGTTCGAGGGTTCGCCGCCTGCTTGGGCGCTGGACGGTCATTGCTCGGTTCACGCCGCGATGATGACGGCACAAAAACGCATGGAAGAGGCTCTGGCCCAACAAACTATCCTTGATCTCGCAAGAAAGGTCGGCCGAAAATCGCCCGCTGAATTCCCGGCGCAGGTAGGTAAATGGATCAACGATCGTCGAGAGAAGAAAAGCGGCGCGCAGACTTCCGACGACCAGACCATACCGGTAACTGAAATCTCGGACTAA
- a CDS encoding EamA family transporter, which translates to MQKKHLTLAVLVTAIWGLNFPVTKLGLAAIDPLLLTALRFTLAALPWVFFVKRPPIAIKWLAAYGLIFGVAMWALINLGIEWGVPPGTAALLIQFSAFFTMGWGVLLFREHLSLRQMLGMGLAVLGLVSIILASPGHGTTLGYGLLLVSAFSWSVGNVIIKQSKVREMFAFVVWASVFPPIPLLALTWLAHGTAPFAALATQFEWVAVFSLLFQVYAATHFCYWGWNLLLREYPVSTVAPLSLLIPVFGIAGSMLMLGHRVGFSEGVSMVLILSALAVGFVKGPGLSPRFQLPVWSGRRKSARRFSSLDDR; encoded by the coding sequence ATGCAAAAGAAACACCTGACCCTGGCCGTACTGGTGACGGCGATCTGGGGGCTTAACTTTCCCGTTACCAAACTGGGCCTGGCGGCGATTGATCCGCTGTTGCTGACGGCTCTTCGATTTACCCTGGCGGCGTTACCGTGGGTATTTTTTGTCAAACGCCCGCCGATCGCGATCAAGTGGCTGGCGGCGTATGGATTGATTTTCGGTGTGGCGATGTGGGCGCTGATCAACCTGGGCATCGAATGGGGCGTACCGCCCGGCACTGCAGCGCTGTTGATCCAGTTCAGTGCTTTTTTCACCATGGGTTGGGGGGTATTGCTGTTTCGCGAACACCTGAGCCTGAGGCAGATGCTGGGGATGGGGCTCGCCGTGTTGGGGCTGGTCAGCATCATCCTTGCCAGCCCCGGCCATGGGACGACCCTGGGTTATGGCTTGTTGCTGGTCAGTGCCTTTAGCTGGAGCGTCGGTAACGTCATCATCAAGCAGTCCAAAGTCCGGGAAATGTTCGCCTTCGTGGTCTGGGCGAGCGTGTTTCCACCGATCCCGTTGCTGGCACTCACCTGGCTGGCGCATGGGACGGCGCCCTTTGCCGCTTTGGCCACTCAGTTTGAGTGGGTGGCGGTGTTCTCACTGTTGTTTCAGGTCTACGCGGCAACGCACTTTTGTTATTGGGGCTGGAATTTATTGCTGCGCGAGTACCCGGTGTCCACGGTGGCACCGCTCTCATTGCTGATACCGGTGTTCGGGATCGCAGGCTCGATGCTCATGCTGGGGCACAGGGTAGGTTTCAGCGAGGGAGTTTCGATGGTGTTGATCCTGTCGGCGCTTGCCGTGGGGTTTGTAAAAGGGCCAGGGCTTAGTCCGAGATTTCAGTTACCGGTATGGTCTGGTCGTCGGAAGTCTGCGCGCCGCTTTTCTTCTCTCGACGATCGTTGA
- a CDS encoding AraC family transcriptional regulator, whose translation MRETDIDTYENIPRDAVVTANDYRDGQHFALHTHRRGQFAYAASGVITVFTRQGNWVVPPQRAIWVPAGVAHEMSMAGPVTMLNTYIRDPACTRLGLPAHCQVFGISPLLHQLLIQAMDIPALYDETHREGLVMSLLLHEIADMPPLSLNAPLPVEPRLAYACRKLLEQPSLDIGIDDMALQVGMSRRTFTRLFRQQTGISFVEWRQQACLLAAVVRLGNGEAITRVATDLGYSSPSAFTSVFRRVLGKAPSRYFPKNTP comes from the coding sequence ATGCGCGAAACTGACATAGATACCTACGAAAACATCCCCCGTGACGCAGTGGTCACGGCCAATGACTATCGAGACGGGCAGCACTTTGCGCTGCACACCCATCGACGCGGGCAATTTGCCTATGCCGCCAGCGGTGTGATCACGGTATTCACCCGCCAGGGCAATTGGGTCGTTCCCCCGCAAAGGGCTATCTGGGTCCCGGCGGGGGTGGCTCACGAAATGAGCATGGCCGGGCCGGTGACGATGCTTAATACGTATATCCGTGACCCCGCCTGCACCCGGCTTGGCCTGCCCGCACACTGCCAGGTCTTCGGCATCTCGCCACTGCTTCACCAGTTACTGATCCAGGCCATGGATATCCCCGCACTCTATGACGAGACCCATCGGGAGGGTCTCGTGATGAGTTTGCTGCTTCACGAAATAGCCGATATGCCGCCCTTGTCACTCAATGCCCCACTGCCTGTTGAGCCCAGGCTGGCATATGCCTGCCGCAAGCTGCTGGAGCAGCCGTCACTGGATATCGGGATCGATGATATGGCCCTACAGGTTGGCATGAGCCGCCGCACCTTCACCCGGCTGTTTCGCCAGCAAACCGGAATCAGCTTTGTCGAATGGCGCCAGCAAGCATGCCTGCTGGCTGCAGTAGTGCGCCTGGGTAACGGCGAAGCCATTACGCGGGTAGCGACTGATCTGGGCTATAGCAGCCCGAGCGCCTTCACCAGTGTGTTTCGCAGAGTACTGGGCAAGGCACCCAGCCGGTATTTCCCCAAAAACACGCCCTGA
- a CDS encoding ABC transporter permease subunit, producing MNRIRFSSFMLVAGLLFIYLPMLILVIYSFNASKLVTVWGGWSLKWYAGLLDNTQLMGSVMRSLEIACYTAIAAVALGTLAAFVLTRISRFKGRTLFGGLVTAPLVMPEVITGLSLLLLFVAMAQMIGWPQERGIVTIWIAHTTFCSAYVAVVVSSRLRELDLSIEEAAMDLGAKPWKVFFLITIPMIAPSLAAGGMMSFALSLDDLVLASFVSGPGSTTLPMEVFSAVRLGVKPEINAVASLILLAVSLMTFMVWFFSRRAEEHRKKAIQQAIDESAAESWKQPGKQRAEAMA from the coding sequence ATGAATCGCATCCGTTTTTCTAGTTTTATGCTGGTCGCGGGGTTGTTGTTCATCTACCTGCCGATGCTGATCCTGGTGATCTACTCGTTCAACGCCTCCAAGCTGGTAACGGTGTGGGGCGGCTGGTCGCTGAAGTGGTACGCAGGGTTGCTGGACAACACGCAGCTGATGGGCTCGGTGATGCGCTCGCTGGAGATTGCCTGCTACACGGCGATTGCAGCCGTCGCGCTGGGCACCCTGGCGGCGTTCGTACTGACCCGGATTTCGCGTTTCAAGGGTCGCACGCTGTTTGGCGGCCTGGTGACTGCGCCGCTGGTCATGCCGGAAGTGATCACCGGTCTGTCGCTGTTGCTGCTGTTCGTGGCCATGGCGCAGATGATCGGCTGGCCGCAAGAGCGTGGCATCGTCACCATCTGGATCGCCCACACCACGTTCTGCTCGGCCTATGTGGCCGTGGTGGTGTCGTCGCGTCTGCGTGAGCTGGACCTGTCGATCGAAGAGGCGGCCATGGACCTGGGGGCCAAGCCGTGGAAGGTGTTCTTTTTGATCACCATCCCGATGATCGCGCCGTCATTGGCCGCGGGGGGCATGATGTCCTTTGCCTTGTCGCTGGACGATCTGGTATTGGCCAGCTTCGTGTCCGGCCCAGGCTCCACGACCTTGCCGATGGAAGTGTTCTCGGCGGTGCGTCTGGGGGTTAAACCCGAAATCAACGCCGTGGCCAGCCTGATTCTGTTGGCGGTATCGCTGATGACCTTCATGGTGTGGTTCTTCAGCCGCCGTGCTGAAGAGCACCGCAAAAAGGCGATTCAGCAAGCCATCGATGAATCGGCGGCGGAGTCCTGGAAGCAGCCTGGCAAGCAAAGGGCAGAAGCAATGGCTTAA
- a CDS encoding ABC transporter permease subunit produces MNMRKLKRRLQRITPGGRHMVIGIPFLWLFLFFMLPFFIVLKISFAEADVAIPPYTEIYSYVDQKIQLLLNLGNYAMLGDDELYIAAYLGSLKMAFFSTALCLLIGYPMAYAIANARKEMQTVLVLLIMMPTWTAILIRVYAWMGILSNNGLLNGFLMSMGWISEPLQILNTNIAVYIGIVYSYLPFMILPLYANLVKHDTSLLEAASDLGSSTFNSFWKITVPLSKNGIIAGCMLVFIPVVGEFVIPELLGGPETLMIGKVLWQEFFNNRDWPVASALAVVMLAILIVPIILFNRSQAKELEGKI; encoded by the coding sequence ATGAACATGCGAAAGCTCAAGCGCCGACTGCAACGAATAACCCCCGGTGGCCGCCATATGGTCATCGGGATTCCATTCCTGTGGCTGTTTCTGTTCTTCATGCTGCCGTTCTTCATCGTTCTGAAGATCAGTTTTGCTGAAGCCGACGTCGCAATTCCGCCGTACACCGAGATCTACAGCTACGTTGACCAAAAAATTCAGCTGCTGCTGAACCTGGGCAACTACGCCATGTTGGGCGACGATGAGTTGTATATCGCCGCCTATCTGGGTTCGTTGAAGATGGCCTTTTTCAGCACGGCGTTGTGCCTGCTGATCGGTTATCCGATGGCTTACGCCATCGCCAATGCGCGCAAAGAAATGCAGACCGTGCTGGTGCTGCTGATCATGATGCCGACCTGGACCGCGATCCTGATCCGGGTTTACGCGTGGATGGGCATCCTCAGCAACAACGGCCTGCTCAATGGCTTCTTGATGTCGATGGGCTGGATTAGCGAACCGTTGCAGATCCTCAACACCAACATCGCGGTGTATATCGGCATTGTGTATTCGTACCTGCCGTTCATGATTCTGCCGCTGTACGCCAACCTTGTGAAACACGACACCAGCCTGCTGGAAGCCGCGTCCGACCTGGGTTCGAGCACGTTCAACAGCTTCTGGAAAATCACTGTTCCGCTGTCCAAAAACGGCATCATCGCCGGCTGCATGCTGGTGTTTATCCCGGTGGTGGGCGAGTTCGTGATTCCGGAACTGCTGGGCGGCCCGGAAACCCTGATGATCGGTAAAGTGTTGTGGCAAGAGTTCTTCAACAACCGTGACTGGCCCGTAGCGTCTGCACTGGCTGTCGTCATGCTGGCGATCCTGATCGTGCCCATCATTCTGTTCAACCGCAGCCAGGCTAAAGAGCTGGAGGGCAAGATATGA
- a CDS encoding ABC transporter ATP-binding protein, producing MANASSTYRKALEGHQAPKKVLVKVDRVTKKFDETIAVDDVSLEINQGEIFALLGGSGSGKSTLLRMLAGFERPTEGRIFLDGVDITDMPPYERPINMMFQSYALFPHMTVAQNIAFGLKQDRLSASDIEARVEEMLRLVHMTQYAKRKPHQLSGGQRQRVALARSLAKRPKLLLLDEPMGALDKKLRSQMQLELVEIIERVGVTCVMVTHDQEEAMTMAERIAIMHLGWIAQIGSPVDIYEAPVSRMVCEFIGNVNSFDGSVIDDEEGYAIIHSPELDQKIYVGHGVTTSLEDKSITYAIRPEKMLVSSLKPESAYNWSHGKVHDIAYLGGHSVFYVELPGGKIVQSFMANAERRGARPTWDDAVYVWWEDDSGVVLRS from the coding sequence ATGGCAAACGCCTCCAGTACCTATAGGAAGGCTCTTGAAGGTCACCAGGCACCGAAAAAAGTGTTGGTAAAAGTCGATCGGGTCACCAAGAAATTCGACGAAACCATCGCTGTTGACGATGTATCCCTGGAGATCAATCAAGGCGAAATCTTCGCCCTGCTCGGAGGTTCCGGCTCCGGAAAATCGACCCTCCTGCGCATGCTGGCAGGCTTCGAGCGCCCAACAGAGGGCCGTATTTTCCTCGACGGTGTAGACATCACTGACATGCCGCCCTACGAGCGGCCGATCAATATGATGTTTCAGTCATACGCGCTTTTCCCGCACATGACGGTGGCACAGAACATCGCCTTTGGCTTGAAGCAGGACCGTTTGTCCGCCAGTGATATTGAGGCCCGCGTTGAGGAAATGCTGCGACTGGTGCACATGACCCAGTACGCCAAACGCAAGCCGCATCAATTGTCCGGTGGTCAGCGTCAGCGCGTGGCCCTGGCCCGCTCGCTGGCCAAGCGTCCAAAGCTGCTGCTGCTCGATGAGCCGATGGGCGCGCTGGACAAAAAACTGCGCTCGCAGATGCAGCTGGAGCTGGTGGAAATCATCGAACGGGTGGGCGTGACCTGTGTGATGGTGACCCATGACCAGGAAGAAGCCATGACCATGGCTGAGCGTATTGCCATTATGCACTTGGGCTGGATTGCCCAAATCGGTAGCCCGGTAGACATCTATGAAGCGCCTGTCAGCCGGATGGTGTGCGAGTTCATCGGCAACGTGAACTCCTTTGACGGTTCGGTCATTGATGACGAGGAGGGCTACGCGATCATCCACAGCCCGGAACTGGATCAAAAGATCTACGTGGGCCACGGCGTGACGACGTCGCTGGAGGACAAATCGATTACGTACGCCATCCGCCCGGAAAAAATGCTGGTCAGCAGCCTCAAGCCCGAGTCTGCCTACAACTGGTCCCACGGCAAGGTTCATGACATCGCCTACCTGGGTGGGCACTCGGTGTTTTACGTGGAGCTGCCCGGGGGCAAGATCGTCCAGTCGTTCATGGCCAACGCCGAACGCCGTGGCGCCCGCCCTACTTGGGACGACGCGGTCTACGTGTGGTGGGAAGACGACAGCGGCGTGGTACTGCGCTCATGA
- a CDS encoding gamma-glutamyl-gamma-aminobutyrate hydrolase family protein, translating into MALKPLIGVTACVKQIGLHPYHVSGDKYLRAVSIASLGLPVIIPSLAHLTEIDELLAHLDGVLLTGSPSNVEPFHYQGAASTPGTDHDPARDATTLPLLRAAIAAGVPVLGICRGFQEMNVAFGGSLHQKVHELPGFLDHREADHPDLAVQYAPAHGVEVQPGGVFQALDLPPAFQVNSIHSQGIDRLAPGLRAEAVAPDGLIEAVSVEFSKAFAVGVQWHPEWQVQDNPVYLSIFQAFGDACRQRASLRDSR; encoded by the coding sequence ATGGCACTCAAGCCATTGATCGGCGTTACTGCGTGTGTCAAACAGATTGGCCTGCACCCTTACCACGTCAGCGGCGACAAGTACTTGCGTGCTGTCAGCATCGCCTCGCTGGGGTTGCCGGTGATCATTCCTTCCCTGGCACACCTGACAGAAATAGATGAGCTGCTCGCTCATCTGGATGGTGTGTTGCTGACGGGTTCGCCTTCGAATGTGGAACCGTTCCACTATCAAGGTGCTGCCAGCACTCCCGGCACGGATCACGATCCGGCGCGCGACGCCACGACCCTTCCTCTATTGCGTGCAGCCATTGCTGCGGGCGTTCCGGTGCTCGGCATCTGCCGGGGTTTTCAGGAAATGAACGTGGCATTCGGTGGCAGCCTGCATCAGAAAGTTCACGAGCTCCCGGGCTTTCTCGATCACCGCGAAGCAGATCATCCAGACCTGGCCGTGCAGTACGCGCCGGCGCATGGCGTTGAGGTGCAGCCGGGCGGCGTGTTTCAGGCGCTGGATTTGCCTCCCGCGTTCCAGGTCAATTCGATTCACAGCCAGGGCATTGATCGGCTGGCCCCTGGCCTGCGTGCCGAAGCCGTTGCTCCGGATGGCCTGATCGAGGCGGTTTCCGTTGAGTTCAGCAAGGCGTTTGCCGTGGGTGTGCAGTGGCACCCGGAATGGCAGGTTCAAGACAACCCTGTCTACTTGAGTATTTTTCAGGCGTTTGGCGATGCATGCCGGCAACGGGCATCTCTTCGTGATTCGCGCTGA